The genomic region ACAGCGTTGCCGTCACCTGCGGCCCCCCGATCATGATCAAATTCGTACTCCAGGGTCTGAAGGAAATGGGTTTTGCCGACAACCAGATTCTGACCACCCTTGAAAAACGGATGAAATGCGGCATCGGCATCTGCGGCCGCTGCAATATCGGCAATAAATACGTCTGCGTTGACGGCCCGGCCTTTACCTATGATCAGTTGAAGGACATGCTCCCGGAACTTTAGGGCAGTTTGTAGTATCATATATGCGGACTGGCCAGCGGTTTATTGTTTGAACCCTGGATCGGCCGAAGCGGAAAAGTACAGAGTGAAATTCTTGAACGAACAGATTGTTTGGATAAAGATCAGAAATCAACGCGCTTATCTGTTACATAGACGATGCGCCTGAGAAAATTTGGCTAATATCAGTAAGTAATGTTTTAATGTTAATTTCGTAACCCTTAAAAGGAGTTTGCTATGGAACAGAACGTACACAATAATAAAATGGCTGATGTCGAATCCTGGGATGAAAAGTACTCCGATAACGATATTTTAAAAATGATTGATGAGCATAAGGATGCGGATGTGATTTGTGAGGCTGCCGGTTTTGATATCCGTTATCTTCGTTATCGAGTTCAACAGATATCCAGAAAACAACAAAAATTTGTGACAGTTGAAAACTTGTATAAAAAGGGATTCGCTCCGTCGGTCTCTCCGTTTGTGGATCCGAATATGTGGCATGTTTTGAATGAAGCCCGGTTTTGGGAACAAGTTGAGAGAGAAGGGCATCAGAAAAGAGTTTTGGGAGAAAAATTAGAGAAATAGACCGGTTGATTTCAGTTGGCTAAAATTTTAATTATTAAGCAATAAGTATCAAATAATATTGTGATAAATTTAAAATTTATTCAGAGTTGCTTTGGATTCTCTCTGAAAGGGCTGATACGCCTTCCGCAAAACATTCAGATATGCGGAAGGCGATTTCATTCAGAATGCCCTCTAATTTATGAAAGTGTAGACTATGAGTCTTATTTGGCTTAATGGCCATGCCTTTGACGTATTTTTTGATGCATAGAAAATTACATTTTAAAGGCACTGCGATGATGGCATTTTTGCTATGAAGCCAAAAACGGGTAATTTTATTCAACTTAACGTTGCGGTCCTCATTTGGGGTGGGACTTCGATGTTTGCCAAAGGCATCCCGCTTCCTGTCGGGCATATCACATGCATCCGATCCATAGTCGCTGCTGTGATGTTGTTGTTGTTCCTGATAGCAGGCAGGACGCCAATAAAGCTCAAGTGCGCCGGACATTACGGAATTATGGCGGTACTGGGAATCCTTCTGGGGCTTCACTGGCTCACATTTTTCAAAGCACTGAAGATATCAACCGCGGCGGTGGCAATACTTTCCCTTCATACATATCCGGTTTTCACAGCACTCGTGGAGCCGTTTGTGTTTGGCGAAAAGCTTAAGAAAATTGACGTTGTTACCGCTCTGGTTATGTTTGCCGGTGTTCTGAGTATGACTCCGGAGATCAGTTTGTCCAACAGGACTACCCAGGCGATTTTGTTGGGTGTTGTCTCGGGCCTTTTTTTCATGGTACGTAATCTCATAACCCGCAAATATGTTCAGGCGTATTCGAGTTGCCAAATCATGTTCTGGGAAATACTGGTGACAGGAGCAATGCTTGTGCCGCTGCTTTTCCTGTCTGGAAAGGTAGTGTATTCATCACGAACAGTGGGCCTGCTGGTGTTACTCGGGACTATTTTCACCGCCTTTTCTCAAACACTGTTTTCCGCGAGTCTCAGAAATCTCAGCGCGAAGACCGTGAGCATATGTGCGACAGTCCTGCCTTTCTACGGGGCCTTTTTCGGTTACCTCATCTATGGAGAAACCGTGACGCCACGTACTGTAACCGGTGGCATAGTGATACTCACTTGCATTGTTTTTGAAATAATAAAGAGCGTGAGAGAGAAGGAGCATCGAACAAAATAAAAAAGTCGGGGTAATTTTTATCGTAGATGCACCATTTACCTGCGACTTTTTTAAAAAGACTAATGCAATGAAACGATTAAAAATAAACATGTCGTCCGTTTTTTTTATTGTTATTTTAATTAGTTGCGCTGCAGCGTCGGCAGCGGCATTTCAAATCCGGGAAATTCGTATTGCGGACAGCAGCGGCAATTGGGGGGCCCCAAATCCTTACCATCATTACCCGCGCGGCCCCGGTTACATTCGCATGAGCTGGGTTTTCGATACCCTGATTTGGAAGGGCCGGAACGGATATATACCCGCCATCGCTCAATCCTGGTCTTTTGATGCAGACAAGCAGGCCTTTACATTCAATCTGAATCCGAAAGCCAAGTGGCATGACGGCC from Desulfobacterales bacterium harbors:
- a CDS encoding heterodisulfide reductase subunit F, which gives rise to SVAVTCGPPIMIKFVLQGLKEMGFADNQILTTLEKRMKCGIGICGRCNIGNKYVCVDGPAFTYDQLKDMLPEL
- a CDS encoding DMT family transporter, with the protein product MKPKTGNFIQLNVAVLIWGGTSMFAKGIPLPVGHITCIRSIVAAVMLLLFLIAGRTPIKLKCAGHYGIMAVLGILLGLHWLTFFKALKISTAAVAILSLHTYPVFTALVEPFVFGEKLKKIDVVTALVMFAGVLSMTPEISLSNRTTQAILLGVVSGLFFMVRNLITRKYVQAYSSCQIMFWEILVTGAMLVPLLFLSGKVVYSSRTVGLLVLLGTIFTAFSQTLFSASLRNLSAKTVSICATVLPFYGAFFGYLIYGETVTPRTVTGGIVILTCIVFEIIKSVREKEHRTK